The Acidobacteriota bacterium genome contains the following window.
CGGCAACCGTAAGGCGCGAGTTCCCCGCCGCCATCGAGCACTACCGCACGATCGCGGAGCAAGCGACGGACTCGGAGAAACCGAACGCGTATGTGGACCTGGGCCGCGCGTACGAAAAGAATGAGAACATCGAGAATGCGATCGCGAGCTACCTTGAAGCGTCGAAGCGCGATCAGCAATCAGCAACGGCCCTCCTGCGGTTGGCAATCCTCTACGGCCGGCAACAGAATTTGAAAGAGGCCACAGAAGCATTCAATAAAGCCGAAGCGATCTATCAGGCTTTGAGCAATCTGGAAGGGGTCACGGAGGTGGTCTACCAGCGCGGCGTCCTCCTGAACAAAATAGACAAGCTGGCCGAGGCGCGCGTGCAATTGGACAGAGCCCTGGAAATAGCGCGGACCACTTCCAACAAGTATCAGGAGATAAAAACGCTATTGCAATTGAGCAGCGTCTCTTACAGCGGAGGAGATACCGCGCGAGCCAAACAGCAAGCAATGGAAGCGATAAATCTGGCGCAAGCCAACAACATCGAGGACCTTGCGACAAACGGGTTGATTGAGCTCGGCATTACATTTTTGCTTCGTGGCGAACAAGCGGATGCGGAGAAATATTTCAAACAGGCGCTTGACTTTGCGCAGAGGAGAAAGGCGCGTCGTAGCGAGGCGAGGGCTTTGATGATGCTAGGAAGCTTGAATCAGCAACGGCGCAATGCCGACGAAACAATACGCTACGCGGAACAAGCGCTCGCTTTTTATCAGCCGGGAGGGTATCGCAAAGAGACATCGCAAGGCCTTATCTTGCTGGGACGCGCCAATCAACAAAAGGGAGACTATGCGGCTGCACTCCAGATTTTCGAACAACAGCTTCAAGTTGCCAACGAACTAGGCGACCCATCGCAGGTAGCTTCTTCGCAGTTGAGTATTGGCCTCTTGCTTATGGAACAACAGCAGTACCCGGCGGCGCTTCCCCACTTCGATGAGAGTTACAAGATCGATGAGTCACTGGGGGCAAAACAAAGGATAGGAGTTGACCTGCTCAACCGCGGCACCTTGCTGTGGCTTTTGGGACGTTACCAGGAAGCGCGGGCCGCTCTTGATCAGGCGTTTTCCATAGCAGACCGCCCTGAGTCCGGCTATAAGCGATTGTTGGCAGGCGTGTACCTGTCATATGCCCAGATGGCGCTGAGTGAGCGGCGCTTTCCGGAAGCCAAGGCAAAGGCTCAACAAGCCTCCGAGGTAGCGGGTACGCAATTCGAGGAGTTAGCCCTTCAGTCCAGATATACAATTGGCTTAGCCCACGTACTTTCCGGTGCCCCTCAAGCAGGCAGGCCGCTGTGTGAGCAAGCAGTGGCAATGGCGAAAGAGAAGAGCAATCCCGGACTGCTTGCCAATGCGCTGCTTGCGCTTGCGGAGGTAATGCTCAAAGCCGGCGACGCCCAGAACGCATCAACGACGGCGCTGCAGGCGCAAGCGACGTTCGCGCGTTCAGGACGAAGAGACTCCGAGTGGCATGCGTGGTTGATTGCGGCACGCGCAAGCCAGCTCGCAGGCAACGAGCCGGTGATGCGTGATTACGCATCGCGTGCCGCCGGGTTGCTCTCAGAGCTTCAACAGAAATGGGGGCCGGAAGCATATGGCAGCTATTTGAGCAGACCGGATATTCAGTCCTGCCGTCAGCAGATAGACCAAATACTTGCGAAGAGCAAATGAACGGGCACCCACCTCAAACGAGAGACTTACATCATTCCGAATTGCAGAATTGATGGCTGCTCTGAAGTTGCCGCGCATCACTTTCGAACTCCGTCCTCATCGATCCCTGAATAGGCACCGGCCGGCCGCAAGCCGAGCCACGCGTCCCAACTCGGGGTCAGGAACAACTCGGCGTAGATCCTCTCATTCAAGCTCGCAACGTCGGAACTCACAGCTCCGCTCGCGAGCCACCGGTGAATCCGAGCGCGAAACACATACTCATTGCGAACGGTGTCTTCGGCAACCGCACGCTCAAGAGACGTGACTGCCGCTTGAAGCGAGGCGCCGGACAGCGATGGGTCTTTGAACAACATCAACGCGCGCGTCGCCTGATCCAAAGTCGCGTCCTCGGCGTGCAACCCGGCAATCATCGACCAGCCAGCGTCGCTTCCAATTGAGTCCAGCGACTTCGGATTGTCCGACATGCTGCGGAGTATGGGCCGCTCAACCATCACAGATTTGGAGATCGCAGCGGCGGCTGCCCTCTGAGCGCTCGGCGGGCTTGAACCGGCGCTCGCGGGTTTAGGAATCTCGCGCGACGGCGCCACTCGAAGGCCGGCTCGCTTCACGTCGATGAGCCACGCATTCTCTAATTCGACTAGTCGCGAGTCGTGATATCGACGCAGCGCGGAGTTGCCCTTGTCATCTGCTCGGAGCGCAGCCAGGCTCGCCGCGACCGAGGATGCGCGAACCAGCTCGCGCAAGAACGCTACCGGGCCGTAGAGACCGGGCAGCGCGTCGATCACGCGGCCATCGGAGTCGAGCACGTAGTGAATGCTGTTGCCGGTGAGCGTCCGTTCCATCTTGCGCCCGTCGCCAAAATCGATCGTCACTCGAGGGACCGGCCGCACCGATTGCCAGTGCAGAACGTAGCGTTCACGCAAGAGCTTGGACACCCGTTCGTTTGCATAGAGCGTGATTCGAAAGAGGCGGCTATTGGCGCAACTCAAATCTTCGTCCAATCTCCCGAGCAGTCGCAACGAGAGGATGGGCTTGCCTTGCGCTCGCGCGGCAGACTTAGCTTGCTCGAGGTCTGTGTACCAGTAAAGCCGCGACGCGTAGCAATCCTTCTGTTGGCAAATCGAGTCAAGCGCCGCCAGCACTTGATTGTTTTGCGCCGGCCGCAAGCGATCGCGCGAGTCGCCGGGTGTGTAAATCGCCGCTTCGATCTCGGGGCGATTCGCTTCAAGAAAGGCGCGCAATCCTTCAGGCCCCATCGATCGCAGCTCGGCAATAGCATTCGCTGATTCCCCTTTGTGAGCGGCTAGTGCTCGTCGCGCGATTGATTCCATCGAGTGCTTGGTTGATGAATCGGCCAGCGGCGTTGGTGGATCAGGCAGCGCTGTTGGTGAAAAGGCCAGCGCGGTGCTCGACATCGAAAGGGCAACGACCATCGCCAACAAGTTTTTTGGCAACGAGTGTCTTGGCATAAATTCTCTCCGATTGCGAATTGGGGTACGGGCGGGCAGTCGAATCTGCAAACGCGACCACGTCCGGCTTGTTCCGGTTTCTTAGCTTGTGGCTCCGATGTGTGAATCAGGCGGACAACATCGTCGGGACATGGGAACCATTCACCGCTGATTAGCATAGACGCGTGCCATCTTTTCTTTAGGGATGTATAGCACGAAGCTGCCTTGATCCCCAGGATGAGCAGCGGCTGCCAGCGCACGGGCCTCCTCAGACCTGTCATCGGCGAACACTTGCTCGCCAGCCACACAAATGAATTTACCCCGATACTTCTCGTAGACTTCCGTGGCGTGAGTTCGAAGCCAGGCAACGTTTCGATCAAGCTCCGCACGGCGAATCCGCGCCTTAGATACCTCTGCCGGATCGGTCACTTCTTCCATCACAATTGCTGAAGTTCTCTCCACGTCAACCCCCGAACCACAAGTGCATCAGAACCTTCGAAACGGAATCTCGCCGGACCCTTTTTGTGTGCGATGACTCCTCTACCCTACCTTTCATGCAATGAGTCGTCAACGCTACGCCGAGCCGGTCCAGCCGCTGTTCGTCTTTGCGCAGAGATGTAGGCTCGTTCGGCAAAACCGCTTGTAAAAAAGAAACCTAAATTCCCGGATCATCGCTTATAATGCCCGGCGAAGGCTTGGCAGACAAATCACCAAAGAAGGAGAGTCCCGGATGAAACCAACCAAGGCAGTGGGTATTTCTGTACTTATCTTGCTGGGGTTTCTGGTCGCCGCTACTAACCGCGTAGCTGCCCAGGGGACCAATCCTCAGTCCACCTCGAGCGACGGCCCCGTAGTCACAGCATACGGAGGAAACCTCGAGCTGGATGACATAGTTTGGGTTGAGGTCCAGCACCTCTCCGACTGGGCGGAAAAGAACGATGCCTCGAAACTCGTTCCGTATTTGAACGGCCGTGCGATTCGTGGGAACTATCCCGAAGAGATTCACACCGCAAAGAACCAACTCCAATTTCATTTACGGATCACACCTGAGAATAAAGCCGTCTGGGTCGATTTGCTGGGCGCACCGCAAGACATTCGCAAAGCGGTATCCCTTAGTGTGGGGCTGGAAGGTCAGTCGCCGTTCGATTCGGTCTTCGAGAATACCCCAGTCACCCTTACCGTGATTTCAGCCTGGTACGGGGTCGTCGCGTCGATCGTGGTTCTGGCGACGCTGGTACTACTGCTCTGGCTGGCGCGAACTACCAACCTCATCCGTGAGCCGGGCCCGGCGCCGGTCAGTGGAAAGCTCAGGCCTTACAATCTGGGCCGCACTCAGATGGCATTCTGGTTCTTCCTGATCGACGCATCGTACGTGGTCATCTGGCTGATTACCGCGTCGCTCGATACGATCACGCCGTCGCTGCTCGGGCTTATGGGGATTAGCGCCGGCACCGCTTTGAGCGAGGCCCTGATCGATTCCGGCAAGGACGCCGCGAAGACCGGGCAATTGCAGCAGCTCACTGCCGAGAAGCACGCGCTGGAGCAGAGCATCCCCGAGCTTCAGTCGCACGCCGCGGCCATTAACGCGAAGACCACAATGTCGCCGGATGATCTTACCAACCGCGACAGCTTGAACAGACAAATCCAGGAGAGCCGGACGAGACTTGCCCAGCTCGATCAGCAAATCAGGGCGCTCAACCCGCAAGCCTCAGCGGGCGCCTCCATAGGCTTTCTGCGAGACATTCTCGGCGACTCGAGCGGGTATAGCTTCCATCGTTTTCAGATTTTCGCCTGGACCATTGTGCTGGGGATTATTTTTGTCTCCTCGGTATACAACGGGCTGACCATGCCGGAGTTCAGCACGACGTTGCTTGGGTTGATGGGGATCAGCTCCGGGACCTACATCGGTTTCAAATTCCCTGAACAGAAGTAAGCCGAGCGCAAGGGGTCGATCCACCGGAGCGGGGATGACGGCGAGCCTATCCCGGTTTTAGGAGTCCCCGACCCGCAAGCGTGATTTTACTAGCATTCGGCGGCGCACTGTGATATATACCGCGCGTCACTCAAGCGGCTCGCACGATTTGCCGCCGGGATCTTCGGCAGGTCCGCCGAAGAAGCAGTGACAAACAATCAACAAAGCAGTTCGGGGAAACCGGTTCAAAGGATGCAGAAGCGGACGGAGGAACCGAAATCTGAGAGGGGCCTTTCAGGTAGTTGGTGACGTGGTTATCCCGCCGAAAGTAGGAATGACATCTACTTCAGTTCGGCATAACAATGGAGGAGCAATGAGCCATTCTCGAAATAAGTGGTGGTTGCTAATAGCCGGAACTTTGATAACTCTCGCATTCGCCTCGGTCCTGGTCGGTCAATCCAGCCGCGCGACCGGCGCGGCGGGCCTGGCTTTTCGAAACAGCGTGGACAAGCCGCCTCCCAACTGGCGCGGTCCCACCTTCAAGTTGAGCCACAACTACCCGCGGACAAAACCCAAATGCGAAGCTCCGTGGCTCAAGCGCCAGGTCTCGTTCACCTCTCCGAATCCGAAATGGGAGGATTGGGAAGGCTACGTGCAGGACATAATAGACTACGTCAAACAGGACCAAGTCTTTACCGATGGCTGGAACGTGGACGTCAAGGGTCAAACTCGCTGGTACCACGTGCCCTGGATGGCGTATGACGGCGAGCGAGGACGCGAGTTCGTGCACGGGTTGACCAATGAACTCTCCACCGCGCTCTCGAAGTTCATAGCGTTGGGCCGCGGAACCGGCAAGCACACTCTTCCCGGGGCGAAGCCCACGCCTCTTTTTGAAACGTGGTCCGTAGGCATGTACAACCCCTGCGGCGGGTGGTCGATAGGAAAGGTGTTTCCGCCGTCGGGCGAGCCAGCCACCTATGCGGAATCGGGCAAGAATTTCGCGCGGGGAATGCCGTTTCCTGAAGGCACGGTGGTCGTAAAGATTCTTAATACCACTGCAACCGAAAACGACGTCCCCTACTTGAAAGGCTCCACCACATGGAAGGCAAACGGCCACAAACAACACACGCCGACTGAATACTCTACTTGCGAGCGGCAGGTGCGAGACGTCCACCTGGTCCAGGTCGATCTAGCAGTCGTTGACAGCCGCTCTCCTACCCGTTGGGTGTACTCCACGCTAGCCTATGACGGCAGGGACTACGACGACAGCAAAAAAGGCGAGTCTATCTGGCGCCGGCTGCGGCCACTGGGCGTGCAATGGGGCAACGATCCAAAAAGCTTCCCCGCCGTCCCCGAGTCGCAAAGCCGGCCGCTGCAGGAGACGGTGCTTGCGCCCATCAATATATTCGAGCACTACGGCTGCCAGAAACGGCTGGCCGGCACGGTGGATCAGTCCAACTCGAGCTGCGTGAGCTGCCACATGGGCGCCTATGCCGCGCCGCCGCCCTACCTCAATCTCCAAGGGCAAACTGTACCGCCGATCTTCAACTTCTGCGGTATGTGCACGCAATACAATCCAGCGAACGCTCAGTACTTCTCGGACTACACGTATCCAGCTACATTCCCCGGAAATCAGTTCACGAGCGCGATTCCGCTCGATTCGTCCCTGCAACTGGCGGTGGCGTTCGCTCAGTATGCGACCTACAAGAATTCGCACGCGCTGCCGCTCGCATGTCCGGATGCCAGAAGCTCTCGCAGTTCCGATAGGCGCTAGTTTTTTCGAAAGGGACCATTCATGTCATCAACCCCTGAGACCGCCGGGCAATTCGCCGCCGATTTACGGTTCTGTCTGAACGGGTCAGACCTCGTCATCGAGTCAGTCGATCCCACGGTTCTGCTGGTGGACTGGCTGCGCTCTCCCAGCGTTGGTCTGACTGGCACAAAGAAGAGTTGCGCCCAGGGAGGCTGCGGCGCATGCACCGTGATGCTGTCCCGCTGGGATCAACCACAGGAACGTGTGGAATACCTGGCAATCAACTCGTGCCTTCGTCCGCTCTGTTCGTTGGATGGCATGGAAATCACCACCACGGAAGGCACGGGAAGCTGCCGCAGCAAACTCAGCCCCGTTCAGTACCGGATCGCAAAGGAGAACGGTTCTCAGTGCGGCTTCTGCACGCCCGGGTTCGTGATGAATATGCATGCGTTCCTCGCCACGAACCAGGAGCGGAACATGGGTCAGAAGGAGATCGAGGATCTCTTCGATGGCAACCTTTGCCGATGCACCGGGTACCGCGCGATTCTCTACGGCATGAAACACTTTGCCAGCGACTGGGGACCGGAAGACGAGGCCGGATGCTTGCACACCGTGGTTGACCCCGCCGAGCGCGTGCCGCATGCCCAGAAAGTGCACACATCTTTCCCCAGGGATTTGAAACGCCCTCCGCGCGCAGTGCACTACTCAAAGAACGGATACCACTGGTTTCGCCCCATCACCCTTGAACAGGTGCATGCCATCCTGGCCGAGCACGGGAGTATCGCGGAGGTGAAGCTCGTCGGCGGGAACACCTCGATCGGCGTGTACGACCGCTTTGTGGAAGATCCCCACGTGCTAATCGACATCTCCCAACTCGATGAGCTGCGTGGAATCGAAGTTGGGGAAGCCGGTCTCTCGTTCGGATCGGCAGTCACTTATGGCGAGCTCCTCAGCGAACTCGAGCGGCTGGTAGCAGACTCACCCCCCGAGCAACAGGCGGGCGTCGAAGCTCTGCGGTATATGGCGCGGCGGACCGCGGGCACGATAGTCCGCAACGCGGCTACGGTAGCCGGAAACACGATGCTGGTGGTGAGGCACATCCGGGAAGGCGAACCATTTCCTTCGGATATGTTCACTGCTCTCGCTTCGCTCGATGCCGCAGTCGAAGTCAGTCTCGACGGCGGAAAATCCATCGAGTTGCCGATCCTCGAGTTCGCTCACCAGTATCAGGATTCGAAGGAGCTACAAGACGGAGTACTGAAGCGCTATCACGTGCGGTGGACTAAACCGAATGAGTACGCCCGCACCTACAAGACTGCGCTGCGGGAAGAGAACGCGCATTCGATCGTGAACGCCGGCCTGCGGATCCGCTTCACCGATGGCGGCACGGTGGAAGACGCGGCCATCGTTCTGGGCGGCATCGGGCCGGTGGCCTTCCACGCGCGATCGGCCGAAAAGTTTCTGATCGGCAGGGCATGGGACGACAAGAGCTTGAAGCAAACGTTGAAGCGCGTGCGTGACGATGTTGCGGCGAATTTCAGGAAGAATCGGAAGCGCATGCGCGGGCTGCCCTATGAAGGATTCACCGAGGAGTACCGGACTCATCTGGCGGAGAGCTTCTTTTATCAGTTCTTTGTCCACGTTGCCGAGAAGCGCGCACCCGGCAGCATACCGCCGGACCTGCGATCGGCCGGCGAACGTCCCGTGCGCCCGGTCAGCAAGGGCAAACAGAGCTACGAAAAGTACAAGGACGAGTATCCGGTCGACCTGCCGCTCGTCAAGCTGGCCGCCTTCCTGCAAGCCACCGGCGAGGCGTGCTACACGCAGGACATCGCGGGGCCGGAGCGGACGATGGAATCCGCGGTGGTCACCAGCTCGCAGACGCTGGCCTCCATCGCCTATCGCATTCCCGACGGTGATAGCTATTGTCCGGTGGACGTCGACGGTCTGATTGCTTACTTAAAAACCCGGTATACCGGTTTTCAGGACTACGTCACTGCGAGCGACATCCCGAAAGGCGGCTCGCAAAGCGCTGAAGATCCCATCTTCGCAACAGACAAAGTCACCTACTTCGGACAGTGCATCGGCGTGGTGTTGGCAACAAACGAGCAACTCGCAATCGATATCGCCCATTTCATTTCAACCTCGTGCATCGAGTACACGCCGGCCGGGACCGCCATCCTGACCATAGCCGATGCCATTCGCAAGAAATCGATCTTCAAGGATTTGCCGCCGTATCCAGTCCACATCTGGAAGATTCGGCGGCCGGCCAGCGATATCTCGTGGACCAAAGCCGACAAGGCGGTCATCGACGGAATCCCCTGCCGGGTGGTCAGGGGGACACAGTTAAGCGGCTCGCAGATTCACTTCTACATGGAGACGCAGGCGTGCGTCGCCGTGCCGGGCGAGCGCGATGAGATGGTGGTCTACCCATCGAGCCAGAGTCCAGACTCCGTGCAAGGTGGCGTCCGCGGCATCCTGGCGGTCCCGGCCAGCCACGTCGACGTCAAGATCCAACGCGTGGGTGGTGGTTACGGCGGCAAGACCACCCGCTCCCCGTATGTAGCGTCCGCAGTGGCAGTCGCGGCCTGGAAGCATCATCGGCCGGTGCGGTTGGCCGTGCGCCGCGAAAACGACAGCGCAATGATCGGCCACCGCCACCCCCTGTTCAGTAAGTACGCCATAGCCATCGCCGATACCAGCGACCCCCACGAGAAGGGCCGCATCCTGGGTATCTCGACTGATTTCCATGCCGATGGCGGCGCTACCTACGACTGTTCGTTCGTGGTGATGGACTGCATTCAGCTCCGCTGCGACAGCGCGTACATGGTTCCCAACTATCAAACCTCGGGAGATGTCTGCCAAACAAACAAAGCGAGCAACACCGCAATGCGTTCGATGGGTTTGGTGCAGGGAATGCTGGCGCAGGAGGACGCGATTGAAGCGGCCGCGCACCGCATAGGGATGCTTGCCGAAGACGTCCGCGCAAAGAACCTCTACCAGCAAGGGCAGTTGACACCCTTCGGACAAGTCGTGGACTACTGTTATCTCGACGAGGTCTGGAAGCGCATAGCGAAGCTTTCCGATTTCGATCGCCGTCGCGCCAAGGTCGAGCAGTTCAACCAACAAAACCGCTGGCGCAAGCGGGGCATCTCGATGATTCCGGTGAAATACGGCAGTGGCTACAACGCGGCGTTTCTCGAGCAGGCCGGTGCGCTCGTGGAGGTCTATGACGAGGACGGCAGCGTCCTCCTGCGCCACGGCGGCGTGGAGATGGGTCAGGGGCTGCTGACGAAGGTCGCGCAGATCGCCGCGCGTGAACTGAACCTGCCGCTCTCGCTGATCGAGACCAGCGCGCTCGATACACAGGTGGTGCCCAATCCGATCAGCACCGGCGCCTCGACCGGCACGGCGTTCAACGGCGCCGCCGTCCAGGAGGCCTGCCGCGTTCTTCGCAGAAGGCTCGAGGATTACTGCCTCGACTTGCTGCAACAGAATGGGCCGGCGAAGTGCAAGAAGCAAGGCATCAACTTCTGGGACTACAGCGAAGGATGGAAGGCGACGGTTGAGGTCCAGGGTCACCCCACGCTGGTGTGGCTAAACATCGTCCAGGCGGCCGACAATGATCGCATAAATCTCTCTTCTCAGGTGCGCTTCGTGCAACAGGGCGGAGAAGCAATCGACTCCGGTTTGATCTTCAAGCAAGACGCTTCCAAACCGGTTTCCGAAACGGTCAATCACTTCACCGGGTTTACCTTCAGCGCTGCATGCACGGAAGTTGAAATCGATGTGCTCACCGGCGAAACCACCGTGCTGCGCGCCGACCTGGTATACGACATGGGCAAGAGTCTGAATCCGGCGATCGATATAGGTCAGGTCGAAGGCGCGTATGTCCAGGGTCTGGGATACGTGCTCACCGAGGATGTGATATTTCAACCGGACGGCCCCGCCCGCGGTGCGTTGAATACTGATAACACGTGGCGCTACAAGGTGCCGGCCACCACCACGATTCCGCTGGAATTCAACGTGGATCTGTTTCCGCGCTCGGATGCCCCGGAGGTCCCCGAGAACCCGTACGATCTGCTTTCGTCCAAGGAAGTCGGCGAGCCGCCGCTGGTACTGGCGATCACCGCGTACTTCGCGCTCAAGCACGCCGTCCTTGCCGCGCGGCGAGATCGTGGTCACCCGGAGTGGTTTTTCCTTGAAGCCCCGGCAACCGTTCAGCGCGTTCGCGAAGCGTGTCTGGTAGAAATCATCGATCTCAGAGTGTGAGCAGCAGAAGCATCGCCGGCCGAATAACTCTCGCGCTCAAGGAGCAAACATGAATCGAATCAAAAGACGTGACGTGCTCAAAGCCGGAGGCGCGGTGCTGGGAGGCGCGCTTCTGCAGAGCAAGACTAGAGCTCAGAATCGGCCTAGAGACTATCGGATCCTTGACTGTAAGTGGATCGAAAAAGTCATCGACGGCAACCGCGTACGGATGCGTACCTACAGCGGCGAGGTGCCCGGACCCCTGATCAAGACCCGACCCGGCGAGACCTTGCGGATTCGGGTGAAG
Protein-coding sequences here:
- a CDS encoding tetratricopeptide repeat protein produces the protein MVSETISHYRIIKTIGAGGMGEVYLADDTRLRRKVALKLLSSDVTQKPNLLHRFEQEAQAASALNHPNILTIYEFGEEKGTHFIATEFVDGETLHKRIARSQMSIREVLDVAVQTASALAAAHAAGIIHRDIKPENIMLRSDGYVKVLDFGLAKLMQREKVTTTETEVPTMMNTAPGLVLGTVCYMSPEQASGLMDVDGRSDIWSLGVVIYEMLAGRVPFGFEGATPTQVISLIIQKQAPPVSQFAPVVPEELSGIVMKALENKKEDRYQRAEDMLGDLRRLSRQLERDSEDGLTVTLDSAGRGTSPQRSVPTQSAASQHSSALMMLSDVIRRPRLSVGSSILAITVTGLIVWAALYWWRPSPHQPTAEARFWYEKGEHALRDGTYYQASKALERAVELDDKFALAHARLADAYAEIDYTDKAKDELLAASSLVPDRSALPKTDAKYLDAIAATVRREFPAAIEHYRTIAEQATDSEKPNAYVDLGRAYEKNENIENAIASYLEASKRDQQSATALLRLAILYGRQQNLKEATEAFNKAEAIYQALSNLEGVTEVVYQRGVLLNKIDKLAEARVQLDRALEIARTTSNKYQEIKTLLQLSSVSYSGGDTARAKQQAMEAINLAQANNIEDLATNGLIELGITFLLRGEQADAEKYFKQALDFAQRRKARRSEARALMMLGSLNQQRRNADETIRYAEQALAFYQPGGYRKETSQGLILLGRANQQKGDYAAALQIFEQQLQVANELGDPSQVASSQLSIGLLLMEQQQYPAALPHFDESYKIDESLGAKQRIGVDLLNRGTLLWLLGRYQEARAALDQAFSIADRPESGYKRLLAGVYLSYAQMALSERRFPEAKAKAQQASEVAGTQFEELALQSRYTIGLAHVLSGAPQAGRPLCEQAVAMAKEKSNPGLLANALLALAEVMLKAGDAQNASTTALQAQATFARSGRRDSEWHAWLIAARASQLAGNEPVMRDYASRAAGLLSELQQKWGPEAYGSYLSRPDIQSCRQQIDQILAKSK
- a CDS encoding molybdopterin cofactor-binding domain-containing protein, whose product is MSSTPETAGQFAADLRFCLNGSDLVIESVDPTVLLVDWLRSPSVGLTGTKKSCAQGGCGACTVMLSRWDQPQERVEYLAINSCLRPLCSLDGMEITTTEGTGSCRSKLSPVQYRIAKENGSQCGFCTPGFVMNMHAFLATNQERNMGQKEIEDLFDGNLCRCTGYRAILYGMKHFASDWGPEDEAGCLHTVVDPAERVPHAQKVHTSFPRDLKRPPRAVHYSKNGYHWFRPITLEQVHAILAEHGSIAEVKLVGGNTSIGVYDRFVEDPHVLIDISQLDELRGIEVGEAGLSFGSAVTYGELLSELERLVADSPPEQQAGVEALRYMARRTAGTIVRNAATVAGNTMLVVRHIREGEPFPSDMFTALASLDAAVEVSLDGGKSIELPILEFAHQYQDSKELQDGVLKRYHVRWTKPNEYARTYKTALREENAHSIVNAGLRIRFTDGGTVEDAAIVLGGIGPVAFHARSAEKFLIGRAWDDKSLKQTLKRVRDDVAANFRKNRKRMRGLPYEGFTEEYRTHLAESFFYQFFVHVAEKRAPGSIPPDLRSAGERPVRPVSKGKQSYEKYKDEYPVDLPLVKLAAFLQATGEACYTQDIAGPERTMESAVVTSSQTLASIAYRIPDGDSYCPVDVDGLIAYLKTRYTGFQDYVTASDIPKGGSQSAEDPIFATDKVTYFGQCIGVVLATNEQLAIDIAHFISTSCIEYTPAGTAILTIADAIRKKSIFKDLPPYPVHIWKIRRPASDISWTKADKAVIDGIPCRVVRGTQLSGSQIHFYMETQACVAVPGERDEMVVYPSSQSPDSVQGGVRGILAVPASHVDVKIQRVGGGYGGKTTRSPYVASAVAVAAWKHHRPVRLAVRRENDSAMIGHRHPLFSKYAIAIADTSDPHEKGRILGISTDFHADGGATYDCSFVVMDCIQLRCDSAYMVPNYQTSGDVCQTNKASNTAMRSMGLVQGMLAQEDAIEAAAHRIGMLAEDVRAKNLYQQGQLTPFGQVVDYCYLDEVWKRIAKLSDFDRRRAKVEQFNQQNRWRKRGISMIPVKYGSGYNAAFLEQAGALVEVYDEDGSVLLRHGGVEMGQGLLTKVAQIAARELNLPLSLIETSALDTQVVPNPISTGASTGTAFNGAAVQEACRVLRRRLEDYCLDLLQQNGPAKCKKQGINFWDYSEGWKATVEVQGHPTLVWLNIVQAADNDRINLSSQVRFVQQGGEAIDSGLIFKQDASKPVSETVNHFTGFTFSAACTEVEIDVLTGETTVLRADLVYDMGKSLNPAIDIGQVEGAYVQGLGYVLTEDVIFQPDGPARGALNTDNTWRYKVPATTTIPLEFNVDLFPRSDAPEVPENPYDLLSSKEVGEPPLVLAITAYFALKHAVLAARRDRGHPEWFFLEAPATVQRVREACLVEIIDLRV